In Lathyrus oleraceus cultivar Zhongwan6 chromosome 2, CAAS_Psat_ZW6_1.0, whole genome shotgun sequence, the DNA window aagagacataggcatcacccaacaaagtcggaacgggattaagaactgagaagatcctaatggcgttcacatccacaaatttatcgaagttgggaaataataccaatccatagatgagcaacacaaataaagcctcaaaggcatcctcactcctggccttcccataaaaggtagcttgagcgatgaggaactcagaaggaagaccctgaattccacctttggtagtcagattagctttaatcaaagattcatctatgtgcaacaaattCGCCATCTCGcgagcggtcggaatactctctaggccactgaacggcacctgatccagaataggaatacccaacagatgagaatactcctccaaggtaggcagcaactggaagtccagaaaggagaagcagtgatacagaggatcataaaactgagccaaagtactcatcagtccctcatcaacctgagtagtcaacagaggcagaagcttcccatagcgagctttgaaacccaagggatataatacataagatgtcagattccttaactcttccacatcaggttgtctaaagctgtacttctttgtatgccttttcggtctttccatgtctgaaaatttttgcaaataaacccttttaagttccttgaaaattttctcatttttctgatgacatgaatgcagatgaatgcatgaatgcatgaatgcaacaatcacactcaaggatcaagcaagtcacaccagacaaaggtcatgggaaagctcattgtatccctaatatcaatcatccattttggtggattatggttttcaccttatcaacacccaagttccattgatattaacggtacatgaaccggctcaaacatccttaatatcaaccatctgttttagtggattatggtttttaccttatcaacacccaagttccattgatattaaggttgtctgaacgactcaaccatgaatcacgggtttgctgagagtcacgagcatggagtctcggttaagaaccacccaaagggagtgtactagggtttaaacctgccagacatgttctaccagaggttcccataatcatcgtcccatctttcggatattatcggaggaacgaatactcgtattccaacaatattctcaagagaaactcttatgagtgtagtatcgcgtaacaatcgcatcagatctgacatatgaatgacctccgcactacgtcctaaaaataggccaagatgggcttggtaaactgaggtccttggcttctaaggcgcatgattgaaagaataatgcctaaccacaaataacttgtgtgacattataAATCCAACATGatctccaccaagtgaatggactcgcaagtcaactggctaaggaatactccacaccagtcgacaagactatgccattctcctatcctaaggtgcactcgagtttgggtatagaactcatctcacagagatcaccaaagcaaacagcaattgtatatcaagcaattcaaacattacaatcaatacagttatcccaaattatacaaaaatatgtcatataacaaataacaatatcacacaacaagggtgaaaagtaggcaataccaccaaggatttgtccccagcagagtcgccacttttctgtagcggtgtattcgtcactttatgatttattgattaaaccaaaagcaaagcatacaaagaaatcgagtcgccaccgcacttttatttatccaaaggaatggctaaaaagcgaacaaaagcctaagaagttttacacatagaaaactaatgaaagatcagagatcggggtaaggggtaaattacgcaatgggaaggtgttaggcacccaaaacgtcctaggtactcctagggagcccttttcacacttgttgtataaaaagtttatttgtttatgaaatatttattgtgcaaacacgaatgggatgatgagaaaagaatatacaagtcactgggggcactagcaatcatacgttcataataaaatgaactcagggtcttcagaaagatctttgtcatctctttctcctctagaggaggagtgatctgagcagccaattctctccacctttgtgcatactctttgaatgtttctttatccttctgagacatagacctcagctggtctatatcaggtgccatatccatgttgtacttatactgcttgacaaaagcttctcccaagTCGTTCAAAGTGTGAAagcttgcactgtccaaccccatataccaacgtagcgcaacaccggtcaaactgtcttggaaatagtgaattaACATTTGATCATTGTCATTTTGGGTAGAtatcttgcgggcatacatcactagatgattgaacggacatgtgttccctctgtacttttcaaagtcaaacactttgaatttcaccggaatcttcacattcggcaccagacataactcagtagcactcttcccaaacaaatccttccctctcaacgtcttcaattccttgcgcagctcaagaaaaTGATCCTTCATTTTGTCCATTTTCTCGTAAAGATTCGGACATCGCTTATAAAAACCTTGAGGCATAGTATGGCTACACACATcagaattatatatatatatatatatatatatatatatatatatatatatatatatatatatatatatatatatatatatatatatatatatccaatATTAGGTAGAAGGTGTTACAATTCGTTTAGAATATTCGTAGTATGGGAGAATTACATACGGATAATATAAATCTAAGATATATCTAATGACTTCTTTCATCACGCGTCTATCAAATAGTGGGTTTTATAACACTTCATTATATAAAGAGAATGCACATTAATTTCAGGTACataattttaatttcaaatttcaTTCAATATTCTTCTTCACATACCGATTTGAGCTTTGAAGTGATAACCTTGCAGATCAATCCCCTACTCCTTCGCATCGAAAACTCGGATCCATTATTCTTCACCACACCACTAAATCTCCAACAATTTATGGTTTTGTAACGGAACAATGACTTATCATTGTTACCAAACATGAATTACAAGAAATGTGGAATGATGGATGGATAGAACTTATATCTAAGCTTATGGAAATTTGCAATAAGCATGATATTGATTTGCCTGATATGGATGATGCATGGTATTACAAGGGAAGAAACCTAGATGATACGCTACAACGTATATTGTTTCTAATTTGCATCATTATAAGCATGATTATTTATTTAGTGTTTTAGATTTGCAGTTGCATGAGCTGAATGTTATGTTTGATGAAGAGAATACTGAGTTTTTACGATGTGTTTCATGTTTGATTCCCTCGTCGTCATTTGCAACTTTTGATGTGAAAAAGTTATTCATGATGGTTGAACTTTATCCAAATGATTTTGTAGATGTGTTGGAAGTGATGGTGCGACATCAACTTCAGAATTATGTTAGAAATGTTCGATGTGAACCAAAATTTGCAAAGTTAAAAGGATGAAATAGTTTATCTATTTAAGCTAACTTACTTCACTTCAGAACATACTGTGTTGTATGTGAGAAACTCCAACTTCTCTTGCCTCTTCCGAATCTCTCAAAACTTCATCTTAACTTCACAAAAATCCAACATAACTTCTCAAACTAGTATGAATCAATGGAAGGTGTCACGAAACTCCGATATAACTTCAACATatctttgtttttgttttccaTAAATCATTTCAAGTAAAGGTACGTATGTTAACAGTTTCTTTTCAAAACTCCATTCTTTGTAAGATGAGGTGTGTTTGTTAAATGTATTGTGTTAATATTAAGGTTAGTTTGTGATTTTGTATATAAAatgtgttgtttgtgttgttttttCATAAGCATATGATATGGTTTACATATTTTTTGTTGAAGTATGTTGATTATTTTTTTAGGTATGTTGATAAATATTGTTGTTGAGGTATGTTTGATAAATGTGTTATGCTAATGTTAAGGATAATTTATGATTTTGTATATAAATTAGGTTGATTATGTTGTTTGTTGATAAATGGTTTTATTTTGTCCATAAGCTTATGATTTGGTTCACACTTTTTTGTTAAACAATGTTGATGATTTAGTTAGATATGTTGATAAATGTTATTATTGAGGTATGTTTGATAAATGTGTTGTGTTAATCTTAAGGGTATCTTATGATTTTATAGATAAAGGATGTTGTATGTGTTGTTTGATGAtaaataattttgttttgttCATAATTGTCGTACCTCTAAAAATTAGAACACGGCGCTTGTAAAACGCAATCGCACGCTCGTGGGATGGACTAACAGAttcgccaccaaactttatttattcctaaagaGGGAAAGGTAAAATATCGATCAAACCTCTAAAAGAATGACAAGGATTATGGTAGACGCAACCAAATAAGGGTTCAtgagtcgattatgcaaggggaaggtattagcacctctcacgtccattgtactcagCATGAATCGTTTGGTTAGTTATGCacgttagtgttagcttagaaatgttaggcttctcgagttattaaaaGGAAATAAGAATAAGACTaaaaggtttattttttattagggtgcCTGAAGAGACTTTGGATCTCACTCCTACGTATCTTTGGATGCAGTGGAGAACTCAAGGTTATGTAGTTCTGGGTAAAAAAAATGTTTTATGTTAGTCGATTTTTAGTGAAAGCTATTTTGTCTCAATCGACGGAAAAACATTGTTTGCTACCCAAAATAGGTGAGGAGCAGGGATTTGCATCAATTTGAATGCATTTCTACATATCAACGTTCACGGGaaaatgtcacttatctcaactcacaCGATTATGGATGAATCATTGTTTTGCATCATCTCGAGACGAAATATCTTTCatttaaaaaaaagttttttGATTTGTCGAGTGTTTTGTTAGATGATGATTTCTCGACTGGccgagtaaggcaactcgtatccaaaTAATCGAGAAGAGGAATAGAAGGCTCCATACCATCTCCCTTTTCACCCTTAATTGCAAAAAGAGTTTGAATATTGTTAAGGTATTTTTGATAGACGACGAATACTCAGATGGTCGAGAaaggcaactcgtatccaagCACAGGAAGGGAATATAAGGCCCTAGACCATCTCCTTTTTTCGTCTGAgttattatgaaaatgagtttgtTAGGTTTAGTTAAGGAAAATGTTTGAGGTGAAGGATTGGAATTTTTTTAATAGATGACAATTGTTTGAatggtcgagtaagacaactagtatccaaacaattgaggagaggaatcgaaggctataaaccatctcccttttcacCCTTTGAAATGGTGTTTAAGTATGATTAGgtattttattttttgaattgGGAAATGGCTCGATGTTAATCGAGTTTTGATTTGCGAATAGAAAGTGATTTGAAAATGGTTGAAGAATAGTTTGAAAAAAGTTTCAAAAatgagattttgaaaattaacTTGATATTGATCAAGTGTTTGTTATTATTTGAAAGATTGACTTTATTATGTCTGTTGACATCTTTTTTAACAATTAATTTTCCAATACAAAAGAGATAGACAATTCTATAACAAACAAGCATTCGCGCCATTAGCAAACAGCAAGCAAATCAAGCACAAACATGTCAAAATTAATTCTAAGTACTAACCTCTTTAGAAATACTTTTTAGACTTTTGAAACATTATTTGGTAAGAGAAACCTAAATCATGCGTCTAACATCATTTAAACAAAATTCCACTCTTGATGAAGGAAAAGGGTTAAAAAAAGCTAAATATTTACATTAAAATCTAAAACTCTTACTTAATAAGttgtttttaaaaaattattatttattataaaaaagaaaaaataataattgAAGTATTTGTTATAAATAGAAAAAAATAAAGTATTTTGTAATAAAAAGGTTTTAGCTCTTTTTCTAATTGAACCAAATCACAAAGAAACTAAAACAAAATGGGACTGGGGTGTCAAATGGTAGCTACAAGGTGATGAGGCCCAACATAAAAAAGGGAGAGAGACACCCAAGGTCTCTAGCCCAACTCCAAGCTGGTGCAGGTCATAGA includes these proteins:
- the LOC127122585 gene encoding uncharacterized protein LOC127122585, which produces MWNDGWIELISKLMEICNKHDIDLPDMDDACVLDLQLHELNVMFDEENTEFLRCVSCLIPSSSFATFDVKKLFMMVELYPNDFVDVLEVMVRHQLQNYVRNVRCEPKFAKLKG